The Nymphaea colorata isolate Beijing-Zhang1983 unplaced genomic scaffold, ASM883128v2 scaffold0246, whole genome shotgun sequence genome window below encodes:
- the LOC126409424 gene encoding photosystem II protein D1, whose translation MTAILERRESTSLWGRFCNWVTSTENRLYIGWFGVLMIPTLLTATSVFIIAFIAAPPVDIDGIREPVSGSLLYGNNIISGAIVPTSAAIGLHFYPIWEASSVDEWLYNGGPYELIVLHFLLGVACYMGREWELSFRLGMRPWIAVAYSAPVAAATAVFLIYPIGQGSFSDGMPLGISGTFNFMIVFQAEHNILMHPFHMLGVAGVFGGSLFSAMHGSLVTSSLIRETTENESANEGYRFGQEEETYNIVAAHGYFGRLIFQYASFNNSRSLHFFLAAWPVVGIWFTALGISTMAFNLNGFNFNQSVVDSQGRVINTWADIINRANLGMEVMHERNAHNFPLDLAAVEAPSTNG comes from the coding sequence ATGACTGCAATTTTAGAGAGACGCGAAAGCACAAGCCTATGGGGTCGCTTCTGCAACTGGGTAACCAGCACTGAAAATCGTCTTTACATTGGATGGTTCGGTGTTTTGATGATCCCTACCCTATTGACCGCTACTTCTGTATTTATTATCGCCTTCATTGCGGCTCCTCCAGTAGATATTGATGGTATTCGTGAACCTGTTTCTGGTTCTCTACTTTatggaaataatattatttctggTGCCATTGTTCCTACTTCTGCGGCTATCGGGTTGCATTTTTACCCGATATGGGAAGCATCATCCGTTGATGAATGGTTATACAATGGCGGTCCTTATGAACTAATTGTTCTACACTTCTTACTTGGTGTAGCTTGTTACATGGGTCGTGAGTGGGAGCTTAGCTTCCGTCTGGGTATGCGCCCTTGGATTGCTGTTGCGTATTCAGCTCCTGTTGCAGCTGCTACTGCTGTTTTCTTGATCTACCCTATTGGTCAAGGAAGCTTCTCTGATGGTATGCCTCTAGGAATATCTGGTACTTTCAACTTCATGATTGTATTCCAGGCTGAACACAACATCCTTATGCATCCATTCCACATGTTAGGTGTGGCTGGTGTATTCGGCGGCTCTCTATTCAGTGCTATGCATGGTTCCTTGGTAACCTCTAGTTTGATCAGGGAAACTACTGAAAATGAGTCTGCTAATGAAGGTTACAGATTCggtcaagaggaagaaacctatAATATCGTAGCTGCTCATGGTTATTTTGGCCGATTGATCTTCCAATATGCTAGTTTCAACAACTCTCGTTCCTTACACTTCTTCCTAGCTGCTTGGCCTGTTGTAGGTATCTGGTTCACCGCTTTAGGTATCAGCACTATGGCATTCAACctaaatggattcaatttcaatcaatccGTAGTTGACAGTCAAGGTCGTGTTATTAACACTTGGGCTGATATCATTAATCGTGCTAACCTTGGTATGGAAGTTATGCATGAACGTAATGCTCACAACTTCCCTCTGGACCTAGCTGCTGTCGAAGCTCCATCTACAAATGGATAA